Proteins encoded in a region of the Panicum hallii strain FIL2 chromosome 3, PHallii_v3.1, whole genome shotgun sequence genome:
- the LOC112887254 gene encoding stress-response A/B barrel domain-containing protein At5g22580-like isoform X2 encodes MAPRSIIAPALLSAKPAIGGRRRGAFGLLGFWGWCAMGEVKHLCLVKFKEGVVVEDVLKGMTDLVAQMDMVKSFEWGQDVLNQEMLTQGFTHVFSLTFASADDLTSYMGHEKHAAFAATFMAALEKVVVIDFPVVIAKPPPSA; translated from the exons ATGGCGCCACGATCCATCATCGCACCGGCACTCCTCTCTGCAAAGCCAGCCAtcggagggaggaggaggggagctTTTGGGCTTTTGGGCTTTTGGGGGTGGTGCGCCATGGGGGAGGTGAAGCACCTGTGCCTGGTGAAGTTCAAGGAGGGCGTCGTGGTGGAGGACGTCCTCAAAGGCATGACCGACCTTGTCGCCCAGATGGACATGGTCAAGTCCTTCGAGTG GGGCCAGGACGTGCTGAACCAGGAGATGCTGACGCAGGGCTTCACGCACGTCTTCTCGCTCACCTTCGCCTCCGCCGACGACCTCACCAGCTACATGGGCCACGAGAAGCACGCCGCGTTCGCCGCCACGTTCATGGCCGCACTCGAGAAGGTGGTCGTCATCGACTTCCCCGTCGTCATCGCCAAGCCACCGCCGTCGGCATGA
- the LOC112887254 gene encoding stress-response A/B barrel domain-containing protein At5g22580-like isoform X1, translated as MAPRSIIAPALLSAKPAIGGRRRGAFGLLGFWGWCAMGEVKHLCLVKFKEGVVVEDVLKGMTDLVAQMDMVKSFEWYTYLDEGQDVLNQEMLTQGFTHVFSLTFASADDLTSYMGHEKHAAFAATFMAALEKVVVIDFPVVIAKPPPSA; from the exons ATGGCGCCACGATCCATCATCGCACCGGCACTCCTCTCTGCAAAGCCAGCCAtcggagggaggaggaggggagctTTTGGGCTTTTGGGCTTTTGGGGGTGGTGCGCCATGGGGGAGGTGAAGCACCTGTGCCTGGTGAAGTTCAAGGAGGGCGTCGTGGTGGAGGACGTCCTCAAAGGCATGACCGACCTTGTCGCCCAGATGGACATGGTCAAGTCCTTCGAGTGGTACACCTACCTTGATGA GGGCCAGGACGTGCTGAACCAGGAGATGCTGACGCAGGGCTTCACGCACGTCTTCTCGCTCACCTTCGCCTCCGCCGACGACCTCACCAGCTACATGGGCCACGAGAAGCACGCCGCGTTCGCCGCCACGTTCATGGCCGCACTCGAGAAGGTGGTCGTCATCGACTTCCCCGTCGTCATCGCCAAGCCACCGCCGTCGGCATGA
- the LOC112887253 gene encoding RING-H2 finger protein ATL67-like, which translates to MGSAVSSSMALALAGFCFSVIFIVFVCTRLACALLRRRRARSRRATSLPQFAVAHYSFAAHAARLSAAGGAGLDPAAVAAFPTRAFATAAGGASDADSQCVICLAEYEEKDVLRILPYCSHNFHMACIDLWLEQNTTCPVCRVSLLDIPDSEQTAPPPLPSIVISYPSSPESSRSDPCRCLFVSAGHSSRAPEAPRHEPDQENQVVSAPSMDGANNTALSEVNPPPENNNQTVRKQVDRSTQLGPCK; encoded by the exons ATGGGCTCCGCCGTGTCGTCGAGCATGGCGCTCGCGCTCGCGGGCTTCTGCTTCAGCGTCATCTTCATCGTCTTCGTCTGCACCCGCCTCGCCTgcgcgctcctccgccgccgccgggcccgcTCCCGCCGCGCCACGTCGCTCCCGCAGTTCGCCGTCGCCCACTACTCCTTCGCTGCCCACGCCGCCCGCCtttccgccgccggcggcgccggcctcgatcccgccgcggtcgccgcctTCCCCACCCGCGCCTTCGCCACCGCCGCAGGGGGCGCCTCCGACGCCGATTCCCA GTGCGTCATCTGTCTTGCGGAATACGAAGAGAAAGATGTGCTACGCATTCTACCTTACTGCAGCCATAATTTCCACATGGCCTGTATAGATTTGTGGCTGGAGCAGAACACAACCTGCCCAGTCTGTAGAGTCTCATTGCTTGATATCCCTGATAGCGAACAGACCGCACCTCCTCCACTACCCAGCATAGTGATCAGCTATCCAAGCTCACCTGAGTCGTCAAGATCGGATCCGTGTCGCTGCCTGTTTGTCAGCGCAGGACATTCATCCAGGGCACCAGAGGCTCCAAGACATGAGCCCGACCAGGAGAATCAGGTGGTATCCGCACCATCAATGGATGGGGCTAACAACACGGCCTTGTCTGAAGTTAACCCCCCGCCTGAAAATAACAACCAAACAGTAAGAAAGCAGGTGGACAGATCTACCCAGCTAGGGCCCTGCAAATAG
- the LOC112887781 gene encoding serine/threonine-protein kinase D6PKL2, with the protein MPPADGDAAADLAADELQSLSFGSSSDRSRSRSASTVSTATASCSTSSSGPLHLLLSLPPRAANPSTPSAQAVPRLGAVSLSDIRFLRRLGAGDIGSVYLAEVRAKEKPSGGAGAGAAVVVAAKVMDRKELEGRNKEGRARTEREILEAVDHPFLPRLYGVAEGDRWSCLLTEFCPGGDLHVLRQRQPHRRFSEAAVRFYAAEVVAALEYIHMVDIVYRDLKPENVLVRADGHIMLTDFDLSLKCDPTAPTPAHVISDPLSLAGRSTASTSCTISSCIVPTVSCFQLFPGRGRSRRRRRWRTKKPSSSNGGNSSFPSGGSGLDLEFVAEPVELRSMSFVGTHEYLAPEIVSGEGHGSSVDWWTLGVFIFELLYGVTPFKGYDNEMTLANIVARALEFPKEPSVSSAAKDLVTALLAKDPARRLGATVGAAAIKRHPFFNGVNWALLRCATPPYVPPPFSLGNVKAAGAAGGGGGGSNANDDDMSDDDSCPGTPVEYY; encoded by the exons ATGCCTCCTGCGGacggcgacgccgccgccgacctcgcGGCGGACGAGCTGCAGAGCCTCAGCTTCGGCTCCTCCTCCGACCGCTCGCGCTCGCGCTCCGCCTCCACCGTCTCCACCGCCACGGCCTCctgctccacctcctcctcgggccccctccacctcctgctctcgcTCCCTCCTCGCGCCGCCAACCCCTCCACCCCCTCCGCGCAAGCAGTCCCGCGCCTCGGGGCCGTCTCCCTCTCCGACATCCGCTTcctgcggcggctcggcgcgggggACATCGGCAGCGTCTACCTCGCCGAGGTCAGGGCGAAGGAGAAGcccagcggcggcgcgggcgcgggcgcggctgtGGTGGTGGCCGCCAAGGTGATGGAccggaaggagctggaggggCGCAACAAGGAGGGCCGCGCGCGCACGGAGCGCGAGATCCTCGAGGCCGTGGACCATCCCTTCCTGCCGCGGCTCTACGGCGTCGCCGAGGGGGACCGCTGGTCCTGCCTCCTCACCGAGTTCTGCCCCGGCGGCGACCTCCACGTGCTGCGCCAGCGCCAGCCGCACCGACGCTTCTCCGAGGCCGCAGTCAG GTTCTACGCCGCTGAGGTGGTGGCCGCGCTGGAGTACATCCACATGGTGGACATCGTGTACCGCGACCTCAAGCCCGAGAACGTTCTCGTCCGCGCCGACGGCCACATCATGCTCACCGACTTCGACCTCTCCCTCAAGTGCGACCCCACCGCGCCCACGCCGGCCCACGTCATCTCCGACCCGCTCTCCCTCGCCGGCCGCTCCACCGCCTCAACATCATGCACCATCTCCTCGTGCATCGTGCCAACCGTGTCCTGCTTCCAGCTCttccccggccgcggccgcagccgccggcgccggcgctggcGCACCAAGAAGCCGTCGTCGTCCAACGGCGGAAACAGCAGCTTCCCCTCCGGGGGCTCTGGGCTGGACCTGGAGTTCGTGgcggagccggtggagctgcGGTCCATGTCGTTCGTGGGCACGCACGAGTATCTCGCGCCGGAGATCGTGTCCGGCGAGGGACACGGCAGCTCCGTGGACTGGTGGACGCTGGGCGTCTTCATCTTCGAGCTGCTCTACGGGGTCACCCCGTTCAAGGGCTACGACAACGAGATGACGCTGGCGAacatcgtggcgcgcgcgctcGAGTTCCCCAAGGAGCCCTCGGTGTCGTCGGCCGCCAAGGACCTGGTCACCGCGCTGCTCGCCAAGGACCCGGCCCGGCGGCTCGGCGCCACGGTCGGGGCCGCGGCGATCAAGCGCCACCCCTTCTTCAACGGCGTCAACTGGGCGCTGCTCCGGTGCGCCACGCCGCCGTACGTGCCGCCCCCGTTCAGCTTGGGGAACGTGAAGGCTGCTGGAGCtgctggcggtggcggtggcggcagcaACGCCAACGATGACGACATGTCGGACGACGACAGTTGTCCCGGCACGCCCGTGGAGTACTACTAG
- the LOC112887780 gene encoding probable glycosyltransferase 3, which produces MGTPAAGGWRLGRLPSRGRSSSSKLTQRAINNIRFALLCAFVTLLVLRGTVGVNRRLVYIAGSNGAPSGTNKVVEDIERTLREIRADSDPDPEDDGNRATVPAAKYYDRSSAWSTATYSLGPRVTRWNAKRRRWLHLNPGFPSRDARGNPRVLLVTASPPGPCDTPAADHLLLRATKNKMDYCRLHGIEFEHAMARLDMELTGGWAKLPLLRRLMLAHPEVEWLWWMDGDTLVTDMGFELPLARYEGTHLVVHGNSYLLFQQRSWVAISTGSFLLRNCQWSLELLDAWAVMGPRGRARDEAGKLLTATLYGRPAFEADDQSALIHLLLTEKERWMEKVYLENEYYLHGLWAGLVDTYEQVMEKHHPGYGDDRWPFVTHFVGCKPCSCRGGGGRSSRGGGNSSDEYPPERCVSGMERAFNFADNQVLRLYGFRHESLASSDVRRVTNRSANPLEAKEEALSFLRKPKDPVVQSHDVRKNRKRKGKRDSVLDRILKRLGWRSEF; this is translated from the coding sequence ATGGGtacgccggcggccggcgggtggcgGCTAGGGAGGTTGCCGTCGCGGGgccggagcagcagcagcaagctgaCACAGCGGGCCATCAACAACATTAGGTTCGCCCTGCTCTGCGCCTTCGTCACGCTCCTCGTCCTCCGCGGCACCGTCGGCGTCAACCGCCGCCTCGTCTACATCGCCGGCTCCAACGGCGCGCCGTCCGGCACCAACAAGGTCGTCGAGGACATCGAGCGCACCCTCCGCGAGATCCGCGCCGACTCCGACCCCGACCCCGAAGACGACGGCAACAGAGCGACCGTCCCGGCGGCGAAGTACTACGACCGCAGCAGCGCGTGGTCGACGGCGACCTACAGCCTCGGGCCCCGGGTGACGCGCTGGAACGCCAAGCGCCGGCGGTGGCTGCACCTGAACCCGGGGTTCCCGTCCCGCGACGCGCGCGGCAACCCGCGGGTCCTGCTCGTCACGGCCTCGCCGCCGGGGCCCTGCGACACCCCCGCCGCCGACCACCTCCTGCTCAGGGCCACCAAGAACAAGATGGACTACTGCCGCCTCCACGGCATCGAGTTCGAGCACGCCATGGCGCGCCTCGACATGGAGCTCACGGGCGGCTGGGCCAAGCTCCCGCTGCTGCGGCGGCTCATGCTGGcgcacccggaggtggagtggCTGTGGTGGATGGACGGCGACACGCTCGTTACCGACATGGGCTTCGAGCTCCCGCTGGCGCGCTACGAGGGCACCCACCTCGTCGTCCACGGCAACTCGTACCTCCTCTTCCAGCAGCGCTCCTGGGTCGCCATCAGCACAGGCAGCTTCCTGCTCCGGAACTGCCAGTGGTCGCTGGAGCTGCTCGACGCCTGGGCCGTGATGGGGCCGAGAGGCCGCGCCCGCGACGAGGCCGGGAAGCTGCTGACGGCGACCCTCTATGGCCGCCCGGCGTTCGAGGCCGACGACCAGTCGGCGCTCATCCACCTGCTGCTCACGGAGAAGGAGCGGTGGATGGAGAAGGTGTACCTCGAGAACGAGTACTACCTGCACGGCCTCTGGGCGGGGCTGGTCGACACGTACGAGCAGGTGATGGAGAAGCACCACCCGGGGTACGGCGACGACCGGTGGCCGTTCGTCACGCACTTCGTCGGGTGCAAGCCTTGCAGttgcaggggcggcggcgggaggtccagcaggggcggcggcaacTCCAGTGATGAGTACCCGCCCGAACGTTGCGTCAGTGGCATGGAGCGCGCCTTCAACTTCGCCGACAACCAGGTGCTCCGGCTGTACGGGTTCCGGCACGAGTCGCTGGCGAGCTCCGATGTCAGGCGGGTAACGAACAGGTCGGCGAACCCGCTGGAGGCCAAGGAGGAGGCTCTCTCTTTCTTGAGGAAACCCAAGGACCCGGTTGTCCAGAGCCATGATGTACGCAAAAATCGAAAGCGCAAAGGAAAGAGAGACTCTGTTCTTGACAGAATCCTGAAGAGACTGGGATGGCGATCTGAGTTTTGA
- the LOC112887783 gene encoding probable glycosyltransferase 3, protein MGVAGGGGRLRASSIKKQRQRTMNNIKITLLCGFITVLVLRGTAGFNLLVNSGDPDGAAADAKVVEDIERILAEIRSDSEPDDVVVLVGGDGSSSSSPNATAGLGNFSSSATLIKVKEYSLGPKVSDWDDQRREWLSRNPEFPSRDARGNPRILLVTGSPPGPCDNPAGDHYLLKAIKNKIDYCRLHGVDIVHNMAHLDPELTGYWSKIPLVRRLMLAHPEVEWVWWVDSDAIFTDMAFELPLSRYEGRNLVIHGYPDLLEKRSWISLNAGIFLLRNCQWSLDLLDAWVPMGPRGPSRVEAGKLLTASLTGRPPFEADDQSALIHLLLIEKDRWMDKVHIESEFYLHGFWTGLVDKYEQMMEEHHPGLGDDRWPFITHFVGCKTCGRYEDYPLDRCLRGMERAFNFADNQVLRLYGFQHRSLVSAKVSRVTDPRANPLEAKEAALKMDAKFERV, encoded by the coding sequence AtgggggtggccggcggcggcgggcggctgcgggcCAGCAGCATCAAGAAGCAGCGGCAGCGGACCATGAACAACATCAAGATCACGCTCCTCTGCGGCTTCATCACCGTGCTCGTCCTCCGCGGCACGGCCGGCTTCAACCTCCTCGTCAACAGCGGCGACCCCGACGGCGCCGCGGCCGACGCCAAGGTCGTCGAGGACATCGAGCGCATCCTCGCCGAGATCCGCTCCGACTCCGAGCCCGACGACGTCGTCGTCCTGGTCGGCGGGGacgggtcgtcgtcgtcgtcccccAACGCGACGGCCGGCCTCGGCAACTTCTCGTCGTCGGCGACGCTGATCAAGGTGAAGGAGTACAGCCTGGGCCCCAAGGTGAGCGACTGGGACGACCAGCGCCGCGAGTGGCTGTCCCGGAACCCGGAGTTCCCGTCCCGCGACGCGCGGGGCAACCCGCGGATCCTGCTCGTCACCGGCTCGCCGCCGGGGCCTTGCGACAACCCCGCGGGCGACCACTACCTGCTCAAGGCCATCAAGAACAAGATCGACTACTGCCGCCTCCACGGCGTCGACATCGTGCACAACATGGCGCACCTCGACCCGGAGCTGACGGGGTACTGGTCCAAGATCCCGCTGGTGCGCCGCCTCATGCTGGCGCACCCGGAAGTGGAGTGGGTCTGGTGGGTGGACAGCGACGCCATCTTCACCGACATGGCCTTCGAGCTCCCGCTCTCGCGCTACGAGGGCCGCAACCTCGTCATCCACGGCTACCCGGACCTCCTCGAGAAGCGCTCCTGGATCTCCCTCAACGCCGGCATCTTCCTGCTCCGCAACTGCCAGTGGTCGCTGGACCTGCTCGACGCTTGGGTGCCCATGGGCCCGAGGGGCCCCTCCCGCGTCGAGGCCGGGAAGCTGCTGACGGCGAGCCTCACGGGGCGGCCGCCGTTCGAGGCCGACGACCAGTCGGCGCTGATCCACCTTCTGCTCATCGAGAAGGACAGGTGGATGGACAAGGTGCACATCGAGTCGGAGTTCTACCTCCACGGCTTCTGGACGGGGCTGGTGGACAAGTACGAGCAGATGATGGAGGAGCACCACCCGGGCCTCGGCGACGACCGCTGGCCGTTCATCACCCACTTCGTCGGCTGCAAGACCTGCGGCAGGTACGAGGACTACCCGCTGGACCGGTGCCTCCGCGGCATGGAGCGCGCCTTCAACTTCGCCGACAACCAGGTGCTCAGGCTCTACGGCTTCCAGCACCGGTCGCTGGTGAGCGCCAAGGTCAGCAGGGTCACCGACCCGAGGGCCAACCCGCTGGAGGCCAAGGAGGCGGCGCTCAAGATGGACGCCAAGTTCGAGCGCGTCTAG